The proteins below are encoded in one region of uncultured Eubacteriales bacterium:
- a CDS encoding exported hypothetical protein (Evidence 5 : No homology to any previously reported sequences), translating into MKKRRIISAVLAVVMLFALLPSVTLTASAANNASVADGAALTEALNYAGNNGGTVTMTGDITCTAKITIASGKTVILDGGEHTLTGDATADTGTALTVSGSGTLILKNITLHGGDVSAYSGKNSHGLYTHSTFSGVVAVWGYANAIGGSSSSSGAPCYGLLANGNGARISLTSATGGGLSAASIGVDATSTQTLYVYVGTASAGSSSGAKTGIRAYGANVIVNAGTGISAPGGASSYGVFAYGGATINVGTASGGTQDVLNMGSVYARTLANNASTGSTAVDTENSKSVTLHKLANTDTCVLSELTISSIFNMVSGPLPSVVDQDGNIMAWFTDEALTIPYTGNVIGYATNDLYAGYTTPPTYAATINTLVNGVSADVSGSVQLRQSNVVKYTATKSATGVYTVSADNGTYDVFVNGMNTGKTLSIAGAAASVSVPLYTVAFSGTAAGDTTGSSVSATVDDTAIQTGAQIPEGKTVVLTATGTGATTYTYLWSGDGTNGETDATLTLSNLSAAFNAACTVTGTYINPVVTAHDSDELKAALGNSYVTTINLVPGTEYTYDGGTVTRAVTIDGKGATINVGTGIAGTLVKRQGDTEETSVPSANGQIFLSVSGTDGNLTIKDATLKNGETLLLCGIQVKDHASLTLKNVSFENFYGNPTDGGTVNNFGVHADPDAAAVTIDGCTFGDSNAFRNAVASRGGTLTVTNSHFSGTATPARLNKSDGYEYGIYLYGGTATITNNVMSGFKNAFFPGYLSGPISTAAYFDITATITGNQFTDNAVGMNLVGAWHTLSDPAKVTVNGVLLDSSENAYALGEALLAANTFARNSEGDLQLNLDQNDFYKSSIDTLDEAYGTPAYFGGLMAPSGKTDTTLSFAFSNAETARAAIDQQQSFRIELSQDNGQTWTTATTAEPLSNTSRSVTVTGLTQGTSYLVRAVLTIHSDIMPARDVSEKADIVCFSDAMGVSTIGPLPTPSAPTWKGTTLKWDAVTDAAAYSVQVMKDGAPLGDPIRVTGTEYNLTSRMTEAGSYSATVTALGNQTSALDSAASAAAATDIYLITYQNGDDTYAAQPVLSGEKATLPPTPKKSGFVFAGWYKDAGFTNAWTFNNTNVEASSTLFAKWTPIQTSSFSVTYLSGGAALGSVPVDRTQYAASATVTVKANLGGLAKVGYTFAGWSDGTKTYQPGQSFAITADKTLTAVWTENLATYAVSFSGGDAAGQTVPAGGLVTPPAPPEHAGFTFTGWYKDAVCQKPWNFNTDTVSGKVTLYAGWAQSTYTVAGTVVDADNITAAVNGVAVALYQGGVQIGTTTTNNSGEFSFMTVPDGVYSLVVTGSEGQQVTVGVTVKGGAPVLEPIKLPAGNKSTRVSVQGEDTPAIVVSGLGALLATETNGGKLTDADSDAVTGGGSVNIVLEVQPSTSSAAQTKVSDALRAAGMTTGTVLDVDLTKITTTNSGAQTEDAITETTDLLTIVIPLPAALQGKEGYVVYRAHGSGLAVDTITQEPNDNHEKIEISADKTELTLYAKYFSTYAIGYNTPASPSTPTGGGTTQTSFSITVPTSVTGGTISPNGTVSVTKGGSKTFTITPDTGYVISDVLVDGKSVGAVSTYTLSDITAAHTIAAVFTKAAGLPYYLDTSGNKVFIGFSSESSGTMKYIAPEGKTVLLAPNPKHFTDISTHWAKEAIDFVTQRELFMGTGSSTFSPDTGMTRAMLATVIGRLYERSYGALSTTGTHAFTDCDYSGWYGSYIDWCAENGIITGVGGGKFEPDRQVTRQEMATMLYRFAQFMKLDTATNGKILTYPDASSIGDWAQAGALYCQGNGLITGRDNGSFAPTGTATRAEVATILERFIHLVV; encoded by the coding sequence ATGAAAAAGAGGAGAATCATCAGTGCTGTTTTGGCGGTGGTCATGCTATTCGCCCTGCTGCCATCGGTGACACTGACGGCAAGCGCGGCGAATAATGCGTCTGTGGCAGACGGCGCAGCGCTGACAGAGGCACTGAATTATGCAGGAAACAACGGCGGAACCGTGACCATGACTGGGGATATTACCTGCACAGCGAAAATTACCATTGCCTCAGGAAAGACTGTGATTCTTGATGGCGGCGAGCATACGCTGACAGGCGATGCCACGGCAGACACCGGCACGGCACTAACTGTTTCCGGAAGCGGTACGTTGATTCTTAAGAACATCACGCTTCACGGAGGAGATGTAAGCGCTTACAGTGGAAAGAACAGCCATGGGCTATATACGCACAGTACCTTCAGCGGGGTCGTCGCCGTCTGGGGCTATGCCAACGCAATTGGGGGTTCCAGTTCTTCAAGTGGCGCTCCCTGCTATGGCCTGCTTGCAAACGGTAACGGCGCGAGAATCAGTCTGACCTCGGCAACCGGCGGAGGCCTGTCAGCAGCAAGCATAGGTGTGGACGCGACAAGCACTCAGACACTGTATGTGTATGTTGGAACTGCGTCCGCAGGCAGCTCTTCCGGCGCCAAAACTGGCATCCGCGCATACGGCGCAAACGTGATAGTCAATGCGGGTACCGGTATTTCTGCGCCTGGCGGTGCGTCATCGTACGGTGTGTTCGCATACGGCGGTGCTACGATAAATGTGGGCACGGCGAGCGGCGGAACCCAGGATGTCTTGAACATGGGCTCTGTTTACGCCAGGACCCTTGCCAACAATGCATCGACCGGTTCTACGGCGGTGGACACTGAAAACTCGAAGAGCGTCACGTTGCACAAGCTTGCCAACACAGATACCTGCGTGCTCTCTGAGCTGACGATTTCCAGCATCTTCAACATGGTATCCGGTCCTCTGCCTAGCGTTGTGGATCAGGACGGAAACATCATGGCTTGGTTTACCGACGAAGCGCTGACAATCCCGTATACCGGTAACGTTATCGGGTACGCGACAAATGACCTGTATGCGGGCTATACTACCCCGCCCACTTACGCAGCCACGATTAACACTCTGGTCAATGGCGTATCGGCAGATGTCAGCGGCAGCGTCCAGCTGCGGCAGAGCAATGTGGTGAAATACACCGCGACCAAATCCGCCACCGGTGTCTATACCGTCAGTGCGGACAACGGAACCTATGACGTGTTTGTAAATGGGATGAATACCGGCAAGACTCTCTCAATTGCGGGAGCCGCCGCGTCGGTCAGCGTCCCCCTTTACACCGTGGCCTTCAGCGGAACCGCCGCCGGCGACACGACCGGCAGCTCTGTTTCCGCAACCGTGGATGACACCGCCATTCAAACCGGCGCGCAGATACCCGAAGGAAAAACCGTGGTGCTGACCGCCACAGGAACCGGAGCAACCACTTATACCTATCTCTGGTCGGGAGATGGGACGAATGGGGAAACCGATGCCACGCTAACCCTATCCAATCTGAGTGCTGCCTTTAACGCAGCCTGCACGGTTACCGGTACCTACATAAACCCCGTGGTAACGGCCCATGATTCCGACGAGCTGAAAGCGGCACTGGGTAACAGCTACGTCACCACCATCAATCTGGTTCCCGGAACGGAATATACCTACGACGGCGGAACCGTCACCCGCGCCGTGACCATTGACGGCAAGGGCGCGACCATCAATGTCGGCACAGGCATTGCGGGCACGCTGGTCAAACGCCAGGGCGACACGGAGGAAACCAGTGTTCCTAGCGCCAACGGCCAAATTTTCCTTTCGGTTTCCGGCACTGACGGAAACCTGACCATAAAAGATGCCACGCTGAAAAACGGTGAAACTCTTTTGCTCTGCGGCATTCAGGTGAAAGACCATGCCTCGCTCACGCTAAAAAATGTGAGCTTTGAGAATTTTTACGGAAATCCCACTGATGGCGGAACCGTAAACAATTTCGGCGTTCACGCCGATCCAGATGCCGCCGCAGTCACCATCGACGGCTGCACCTTTGGCGACTCCAACGCGTTCCGCAACGCGGTTGCTTCCCGCGGCGGCACGCTGACGGTGACGAACAGCCATTTTTCCGGAACGGCGACCCCGGCGCGTCTGAACAAATCCGACGGCTACGAGTACGGCATTTATCTATACGGCGGAACGGCTACCATTACAAACAATGTGATGAGCGGTTTCAAAAACGCCTTTTTCCCCGGCTATCTCAGCGGCCCCATTTCAACCGCCGCTTACTTTGATATCACCGCAACCATCACGGGCAATCAATTTACAGATAATGCTGTTGGCATGAATCTGGTCGGCGCCTGGCACACCCTGTCCGACCCGGCCAAGGTCACCGTGAACGGCGTTTTGCTGGACAGCAGTGAGAACGCTTATGCGCTGGGAGAGGCGCTGCTTGCCGCCAATACCTTTGCCCGGAACAGCGAGGGCGATCTTCAGCTCAATCTGGATCAGAATGATTTTTATAAGAGCAGCATCGACACGCTCGACGAAGCATACGGAACCCCGGCGTATTTCGGCGGCTTGATGGCGCCCAGCGGAAAGACGGACACCACGCTCAGCTTCGCGTTTTCAAACGCGGAAACCGCACGGGCGGCGATTGACCAGCAGCAGAGCTTCCGTATTGAGCTTTCACAGGATAACGGCCAAACATGGACAACGGCCACTACCGCGGAGCCGCTTTCCAATACCTCCAGAAGTGTCACGGTGACCGGACTGACCCAAGGCACCAGCTATCTCGTGCGCGCTGTATTGACCATTCACTCGGATATCATGCCCGCCCGCGATGTCAGTGAAAAAGCAGACATTGTCTGCTTTTCAGACGCTATGGGTGTTAGCACTATCGGCCCCCTTCCCACGCCGAGCGCCCCCACATGGAAGGGCACCACGCTTAAATGGGACGCTGTTACGGATGCAGCCGCCTATTCTGTGCAGGTGATGAAGGATGGCGCACCGCTTGGAGACCCGATTCGCGTTACGGGAACGGAATATAATCTGACCTCACGCATGACTGAGGCCGGCAGCTATTCGGCCACCGTCACCGCGCTGGGCAATCAAACCAGCGCCTTGGACAGCGCGGCATCCGCCGCCGCGGCGACCGACATTTATTTAATTACCTACCAAAACGGGGACGATACCTATGCGGCGCAGCCGGTTCTCAGCGGAGAAAAAGCGACGCTTCCCCCTACTCCGAAAAAGAGCGGCTTTGTCTTTGCGGGCTGGTACAAAGACGCGGGTTTCACCAACGCTTGGACGTTCAACAACACAAATGTTGAGGCATCTTCCACACTTTTCGCGAAGTGGACACCGATACAGACCAGCAGCTTCTCCGTAACCTACCTTTCGGGAGGAGCGGCCTTGGGCAGCGTCCCCGTTGACCGGACCCAGTATGCGGCAAGCGCCACGGTTACGGTGAAAGCGAACCTCGGCGGGCTGGCGAAAGTGGGCTATACCTTTGCCGGCTGGAGCGACGGCACGAAAACCTATCAGCCGGGGCAAAGCTTTGCCATCACAGCCGACAAAACCCTGACTGCGGTTTGGACGGAAAATCTCGCCACCTATGCCGTGAGCTTCAGCGGCGGCGATGCGGCAGGGCAAACGGTTCCTGCAGGCGGTCTGGTGACACCTCCTGCGCCCCCCGAACACGCAGGCTTCACCTTTACCGGCTGGTACAAGGACGCCGTCTGCCAAAAACCGTGGAACTTTAACACCGACACGGTGAGCGGTAAAGTGACCCTGTATGCGGGCTGGGCGCAAAGCACCTATACCGTCGCCGGTACAGTTGTGGACGCCGATAACATTACGGCTGCTGTCAATGGTGTCGCGGTTGCGCTCTATCAAGGCGGCGTTCAGATTGGCACCACGACGACAAACAATTCCGGTGAATTTTCCTTTATGACTGTCCCGGACGGCGTTTATTCGCTGGTAGTCACAGGCAGCGAGGGGCAGCAGGTCACCGTGGGCGTGACGGTCAAGGGCGGAGCGCCTGTGCTTGAACCCATCAAGCTGCCCGCAGGTAACAAGAGCACACGCGTGAGCGTACAGGGCGAAGACACTCCGGCAATTGTTGTAAGCGGACTCGGCGCACTGCTGGCAACCGAAACAAATGGCGGAAAGCTGACGGACGCAGACAGCGACGCTGTCACTGGCGGCGGCTCTGTAAACATTGTGCTGGAGGTTCAGCCCAGCACAAGCTCAGCCGCACAGACGAAGGTCAGCGACGCGCTTCGCGCGGCGGGGATGACCACGGGAACAGTGCTGGATGTGGATTTGACCAAGATTACAACGACCAACAGCGGCGCGCAGACCGAAGACGCCATTACTGAAACCACCGATTTACTGACCATTGTCATTCCGCTGCCCGCCGCGCTGCAGGGCAAGGAAGGGTATGTGGTTTACCGCGCACACGGCAGTGGTCTTGCGGTAGATACCATTACGCAAGAACCAAACGACAACCATGAAAAGATTGAAATCAGCGCGGATAAGACCGAGCTGACCCTGTATGCCAAATATTTCTCGACCTATGCCATTGGGTATAACACCCCGGCTTCGCCCAGCACACCCACGGGCGGGGGCACAACACAAACCAGCTTCAGCATTACGGTTCCCACCTCCGTGACCGGCGGCACCATCAGTCCCAACGGTACGGTCAGCGTGACCAAGGGCGGAAGTAAAACCTTCACCATCACGCCAGACACAGGCTATGTCATTTCCGATGTGCTGGTAGACGGCAAAAGTGTGGGCGCGGTCAGCACCTACACGCTGTCAGATATTACAGCAGCCCACACAATCGCAGCGGTATTCACAAAAGCCGCCGGATTGCCGTACTATCTGGATACAAGCGGGAATAAGGTTTTCATCGGCTTCTCCTCGGAATCCAGCGGTACTATGAAATATATTGCGCCGGAAGGCAAAACGGTGCTTCTGGCACCGAATCCCAAGCACTTTACCGACATCTCGACGCATTGGGCAAAGGAAGCCATCGACTTTGTCACCCAACGTGAGCTGTTTATGGGAACCGGAAGCAGCACCTTTTCCCCTGACACAGGGATGACCCGCGCCATGCTGGCTACGGTCATCGGACGGCTCTACGAGCGCAGCTACGGCGCGCTGAGCACCACCGGCACCCATGCCTTCACCGACTGCGATTACAGCGGCTGGTATGGTTCCTACATCGACTGGTGCGCGGAAAACGGCATTATTACCGGTGTAGGCGGCGGAAAATTTGAGCCGGACCGTCAGGTCACGCGGCAGGAGATGGCGACCATGCTCTATCGGTTCGCCCAGTTTATGAAGCTAGACACAGCTACAAATGGAAAAATACTAACCTATCCCGACGCATCCTCCATCGGCGACTGGGCACAGGCTGGGGCATTGTACTGCCAAGGTAACGGTCTCATTACCGGGAGGGATAATGGCAGCTTCGCGCCCACTGGTACCGCCACAAGAGCAGAGGTGGCAACAATTTTGGAGCGTTTTATCCACCTGGTTGTATAA